Proteins from a genomic interval of Zingiber officinale cultivar Zhangliang chromosome 1B, Zo_v1.1, whole genome shotgun sequence:
- the LOC121980773 gene encoding mitochondrial substrate carrier family protein ucpB-like: MMGGGEKKRSDLTLSYAANHFSTSGASVAVATTVTHPFDVVKVRLQMQLAGQRGPLVGMGTIFSQMVKNEGPRSLYLGLGPAVTRSLIYGGLRLGLYEPSKYVLDHLIGSTNIIVKIASGAFSGAIATGLTNPMEVLKVRLQMNSSSQMGPLREIHRIVSHEGLKAFWKGVGPAMARASCLTASQMATYDESKQALLKWSPLEEGFGLHLISSCIAGTVGTLVTAPVDMIKTRLMLQRETSGARTYRNTLHCGYQVVVTEGFGALYKGGFATFARLGPQTAITFIVYEKLRELAGMRAIG, translated from the exons ATGATGGGAGGGGGCGAGAAGAAGAGGTCTGATTTGACGCTATCCTATGCCGCGAATCACTTCTCTACCAGCGGGGCTTCTGTTGCCGTTGCTACAACCGTCACGCATCCCTTTG ATGTTGTCAAAGTTAGACTCCAAATGCAGCTGGCTGGTCAAAGAGGACCTTTGGTTGGGATG GGAACAATATTTTCTCAAATGGTGAAAAATGAAGGACCTAGATCACTGTATTTGGGACTTGGACCTGCGGTAACTAGGTCTCTAATTTATGGAGGTCTTCGATTAGGCTTATATGAACCCTCAAAGTATGTTTTAGATCACCTAATTGGTTCAACTAACATCATAGTGAAAATTGCATCTGGGGCATTCTCAGGAGCAATTGCTACCGGATTAACAAATCCAATGGAAGTTTTGAAG GTAAGGTTGCAAATGAACTCTAGCTCGCAAATGGGACCCCTTAGGGAGATCCACAGAATTGTTTCACATGAGGGTCTGAAGGCATTTTGGAAAGGAGTTGGTCCTGCAATGGCTAGAGCTAGTTGTCTGACAGCTTCACAGATGGCAACTTATGATGAATCAAAGCAg gCTCTACTCAAGTGGTCTCCTCTTGAAGAAGGTTTTGGTCTACATCTCAT CTCAAGTTGCATAGCTGGAACCGTGGGAACTCTTGTAACTGCACCAGTTGACATGATTAAAACTCGTTTAATGTTACAGCGAGAAACCAGTGGTGCCAGAACTTACAGAAATACACTTCACTGTGGTTATCAG GTAGTGGTTACTGAAGGATTTGGAGCACTGTACAAAGG GGGGTTTGCAACTTTTGCACGATTAGGACCGCAGACTGCAATCACGTTCATTGTTTATGAGAAGCTACGTGAACTGGCGGGAATGAGGGCAATTGGATGA